In Tursiops truncatus isolate mTurTru1 chromosome 9, mTurTru1.mat.Y, whole genome shotgun sequence, a single genomic region encodes these proteins:
- the NME8 gene encoding thioredoxin domain-containing protein 3 — translation MASKQREIQLQETINNQSLWEEMLQNKGLTVIDVYQAWCGPCKAMQTLFRKLKNELNEDEILHFAVAEADSIVTLQPFRDKCEPVFLFSVNGKIVAKIKGANAPLVSQKIITLINEEKKIAAGEMVRPQYHEIVFVDSDSEDAGEASYGSVDQLYSIAIIKPNAVTARKVKEIKEKIIDAEFVIEAEDKKMLTEEQVRYFYSRIADQPDFEEFVSFMTSGLSYILVVSQAKEKWPSWDGSESNSETESKEPWDDHEKTAKSSGMKQKRESFQEYLERQQVSQFCDVEENISNTKFIDVFIPDFKKIKGIKLEKILALLRPALFNKRKEDVLNIIQDEGFKILMQRQIVLSEKEAKTLCMEHENKDYFGNLIENMTSGPSLVLVLVRENGLGHWKQLIGPSSVEEAKEYLPDSLCAQFAMESLPINQLYGSDSLEAAERDIQYFFPPEHTAALIKPHVTQEQREDILTLIKEAGFDITQMKETLLTEEEADKIYFKIKGKAFYKDVLEVLSEGPSLVMILTKWNAISDWRRLMGPTDPEEARFLSPDSIRAQFGRSMLKNAVHGASDMQEAVEAINRVFEDFVAENPEKN, via the exons ATGGCAAGCAAACAGCGAGAAATCCAGTTACAG GAGACCATCAATAATCAAAGCCTGTGGGAGGAGATGCTGCAGAACAAAGGCCTAACAG TGATCGATGTTTACCAAGCCTGGTGTGGACCTTGCAAAGCAATGCAAACCTTattcagaaaattgaaaaatgagcTGAACGAAGATGAAATTCTGCATTTTGCTGTA GCGGAAGCTGACAGCATTGTGACTTTGCAGCCATTTAGAGATAAATGTGaacctgtttttctctttagTGTT AATGGCAAAATTGTGGCAAAAATCAAGGGTGCAAATGCACCACTTGTGAGTCAAAAAATTATTACCTTGATCAATGAGGAGAAGAAAATTGCAGCAGGTGAAATGGTTCGACCTCAG TATCATGAAATTGTGTTTGTAGACTCAGATTCAGAGGATGCTGGGGAAGCAAGCTATGGAAGTGTTG accAACTATACAGCATTGCCATTATCAAACCCAATGCTGTGACTGctagaaaagttaaagaaattaaagaaaaa ATTATCGATGCAGAATTTGTCATAGAAGCAGAGGATAAGAAAATGCTCACTGAAGAACAAGTGAGGTACTTCTACAGCCGAATAGCAGACCAG ccTGACTTTGaagagtttgtttcttttatgacaAGTGGCCTAAGCTATATTCTAGTTGTATCgcaagcaaaggaaaaatggcCTTCCTGGGATGGAAGTGAATCTAATTCTGAGACGGAATCTAAAGAACCATGGGATGACCACGAGAAGACGGCCAAGTCCTCGGGGATGAAGCAGAAGAGGGAAAG TTTCCAAGAATACCTAGAAAGACAACAAGTATCTCAGTTTTGTGATGTTGAAGAGAATATAAGTAATACTAAGTTTATTGATGTCTTCatccctgattttaaaaaaattaaaggcataaaattagaaaagatactgGCATTACTTCGACCAGCCCTCTTTAACAAAAGGAAAG AGGATGTTTTGAATATTATTCAAGATGAAGGCTTTAAAATACTGATGCAGAGACAAATAGTGTTatcagaaaaagaagcaaaaacactGTGCATGGAAcatgaaaataaagattattttggaAATCTTATAGAAAATATGACCAG cGGTCCATCTCTAGTCCTTGTTTTAGTAAGAGAAAATGGTTTAGGACACTGGAAACAGTTAATTGGACCAAGCTCTGTGGAAGAAGCCAAAGAATACCTTCCAGACAG tttatGCGCACAATTTGCAATGGAGAGTTTGCCTATCAACCAGTTGTATGGAAGTGATTCACTAGAAGCTGCCGAAAGGgacatacagtatttctttcctcctgaacACACTGCAGCACTGATTAAACCTCATGTAACACAAGAGCAAAgag AGGATATCCTGACGCTTATCAAAGAGGCTGGATTTGATATAACACAGATGAAGGAGACGCTCCTAACTGAAGAGGAAGcggacaaaatttattttaaaataaaaggaaaagcctTTTATAAAGATGTATTGGAAGTTTTATCGGA GGGTCCATCTTTGGTCATGATCCTGACCAAGTGGAATGCTATTTCAGACTGGAGACGATTGATGGGTCCCACAGACCCAGAGGAAGCAAGATTTCTGTCCCCAGACTCTATCCGAGCCCAGTTTGGAAGAAGTATGTTGAAAAATGCTGTCCATGGAGCTTCTGATATGCAGGAGGCAGTGGAGGCTATTAATAGAGTGTTTGAAGACTTTGTTGCTGAGAACCCTGAGAAAAACTAA